From a region of the Oryzias melastigma strain HK-1 linkage group LG4, ASM292280v2, whole genome shotgun sequence genome:
- the si:ch211-212d10.1 gene encoding mast cell protease 8: MSFLGQLAVVTVVLAFYGQANGGKIIGGHVAKPHSRPYMALLKRNASQNQVLFCDGFLLNEDFVMTAAHCQAEFITVLLGLHNVNDKVNVQEIPVKEAFPSKHYNTKGFVNDLMILKLSSKAQINDYVKPIALADHSSPVPQHCVVSGWGKTSMNDAFLSRNLMEVEVTLIRGENCPNEQSFCSEGQAGPAPGDSGSPLVCEGDVAYGVVSTLFSPPSGGKKLYVFAKISDQKQWITSAMEKSLIKN, from the exons ATGTCTTTCCTCGGTCAACTGGCTGTGGTGACAGTTGTGTTGGCTTTTTATGGCCAAG cCAATGGAGGTAAAATCATTGGAGGTCACGTAGCAAAGCCTCACAGCAGGCCTTACATGGCCCTTCTGAAGAGAAACGCATCACAAAACCAAGTCTTGTTCTGTGATGGATTCCTTTTAAATGAAGATTTTGTCATGACTGCAGCCCACTGTCAGGCCGA gTTTATAACAGTTCTTCTTGGTCTTCATAATGTGAATGATAAGGTAAATGTGCAGGAGATCCCTGTGAAAGAAGCGTTTCCAAGCAAACATTACAACACAAAgggatttgtgaacgatctaatgATCCTGAAG TTGAGCTCCAAGGCACAGATCAACGACTATGTCAAACCCATCGCTCTGGCAGACCACAGTAGTCCAGTGCCACAACACTGCGTGGTCTCTGGCTGGGGAAAAACCAGCATGAATGATGCATTCTTGTCTAGAAACCTGATGGAAGTAGAAGTAACTTTGATCAGGGGTGAAAATTGTCCAAACGAACAGTCCTTCTGTTCTGAGGGACAGGCTGGTCCAGCTCCT GGGGACTCTGGAAGCCCATTGGTCTGTGAGGGTGACGTGGCGTACGGGGTAGTCTCCACCCTTTTCTCTCCACCTTCAGGAGGCAAAAAGCTTTATGTGTTTGCGAAGATCTCTGATCAGAAACAATGGATCACTTCAGCCATGGAAAAGTCTCTAATCAaaaactaa